Proteins from one Candidatus Desulfovibrio trichonymphae genomic window:
- a CDS encoding universal stress protein → MREIKKILCAVDLSEHSKAVAEYAVLLAKKLDAGVLVVYTAPSLSQYVGFHVPPNTIENFVGEIVTGAEKSMENFVAENFSGVKTASQVRIGYAAEEILNRAHEENVDIIVMGTHGRKGIDRILFGSVAEKVVKNADMPVLTIRPQAPAA, encoded by the coding sequence ATGCGGGAAATTAAAAAAATACTTTGCGCTGTGGACCTTTCCGAACACAGCAAGGCCGTGGCCGAATACGCGGTGCTGCTGGCAAAAAAACTCGACGCCGGCGTTCTTGTCGTCTATACGGCCCCCTCGTTGAGCCAGTATGTCGGTTTTCACGTCCCGCCCAACACCATTGAAAACTTTGTGGGAGAAATCGTCACCGGCGCGGAAAAATCCATGGAAAACTTTGTGGCGGAGAATTTTTCCGGGGTGAAAACCGCAAGTCAGGTGCGGATCGGGTATGCCGCCGAAGAAATTCTGAACCGCGCCCATGAGGAAAACGTGGACATTATCGTCATGGGCACACACGGGCGCAAAGGCATTGACCGCATCCTTTTCGGTTCTGTTGCCGAAAAAGTTGTCAAAAATGCGGATATGCCTGTACTCACCATACGGCCCCAGGCACCGGCGGCCTGA
- the atpH gene encoding ATP synthase F1 subunit delta: protein MTSTVVARRYANAIFALGKKYGDNALTRHGECLAALGEMLAASLALAVMFKSPVVGTEEKKAVLSKLLAGLKADSVMHNFCFLLADKERLACLRDIAACYGKLLDAAKGVIRGRLTTAVSLSAEKRAVIKADIEKKSGSCIELTFAVDKAVLGGVVFKMGDRVLDASLRTQLGILRDTFKRGE from the coding sequence GTGACAAGCACTGTGGTTGCGCGCAGGTACGCCAACGCCATCTTCGCGCTGGGCAAAAAGTATGGGGACAATGCCCTGACGCGGCACGGCGAATGTCTGGCCGCGCTGGGGGAAATGCTGGCCGCTTCGCTGGCGCTTGCCGTGATGTTTAAAAGTCCGGTTGTCGGCACGGAGGAAAAAAAAGCGGTATTGAGCAAGCTGCTTGCCGGGTTGAAAGCCGACAGCGTCATGCACAATTTTTGCTTTTTGCTTGCCGACAAGGAGAGGCTTGCTTGCCTGCGCGACATCGCGGCCTGTTACGGCAAGCTGTTGGATGCCGCGAAGGGAGTGATACGCGGCAGGCTTACCACGGCTGTTTCGCTTTCCGCTGAAAAGCGGGCCGTCATCAAGGCGGACATTGAAAAGAAAAGCGGCTCCTGTATTGAGCTGACCTTTGCCGTGGACAAGGCTGTTCTTGGAGGAGTGGTGTTCAAAATGGGAGATCGGGTGCTGGACGCAAGTCTGCGCACGCAGTTGGGGATCCTGCGGGATACTTTCAAGAGGGGTGAATAG
- the atpA gene encoding F0F1 ATP synthase subunit alpha, whose protein sequence is MRIKAEEISKIIEDQIRNYEQRVEMSETGTVLYVGDGIARVHGVQNAMTMELLEFPCGVMGMVLNLEEDNVGVALLGSDVGIKEGDPVQRTGKIFSVPVGDKVMGRVLNPLGEPIDGLGPVDSTEVRPVEIKAPGIIARKSVHEPMPTGLKAIDAMTPIGRGQRELIIGDRQTGKTAVCIDAILAQKETDIHCFYVAIGQKKASVALVADTLRRYGAMEYTTIISATASDPAPLQYISAYTGCTMAEYYRNSGKHALIIYDDLSKQAVAYRQMSLLLRRPPGREAFPGDVFYLHSRLLERAAKVNDSLGAGSLTALPIIETQAGDVSAYIPTNVISITDGQVYLEPNLFNAGVRPAINVGLSVSRVGGAAQIKAMKQVAGTMRLDLAQYRELAAFAQFGSDLDKATKSKLARGARLVELLKQPQYQPMPAHEQVASIYTATRGYMDDVPLDQVRRFEAEMLAFMRDSRKDVLEAIKEKKVIDEAVEKALTEAIAAFKQGWRA, encoded by the coding sequence ATGCGGATCAAAGCGGAAGAGATTAGCAAAATTATTGAGGATCAAATCCGGAACTATGAGCAGCGCGTGGAAATGAGCGAAACCGGCACCGTGCTTTACGTCGGTGACGGCATCGCCCGTGTGCACGGCGTACAGAATGCCATGACTATGGAGCTGCTGGAATTTCCATGCGGCGTCATGGGCATGGTGCTCAACCTGGAAGAGGACAACGTGGGCGTTGCTCTGCTCGGTTCGGATGTGGGCATCAAAGAAGGAGATCCGGTCCAGCGCACCGGCAAGATTTTTTCCGTGCCCGTGGGCGACAAAGTTATGGGCCGTGTGTTGAATCCGCTGGGCGAGCCCATTGACGGGCTTGGACCGGTTGATTCCACAGAGGTGCGTCCCGTGGAAATCAAAGCACCCGGCATCATCGCCCGCAAAAGCGTGCACGAGCCGATGCCGACCGGCCTCAAGGCCATTGACGCGATGACGCCCATCGGGCGCGGCCAGCGTGAACTTATTATCGGCGACCGTCAGACGGGCAAAACGGCAGTGTGTATTGACGCCATTCTGGCCCAGAAGGAAACCGACATTCACTGCTTCTATGTGGCCATTGGCCAAAAGAAAGCTTCTGTGGCCCTGGTTGCGGATACACTGCGTCGTTACGGAGCGATGGAATACACCACCATTATTTCGGCAACGGCCTCTGATCCCGCGCCGCTGCAGTACATCTCGGCCTATACCGGATGCACCATGGCCGAATACTACCGCAACAGCGGCAAGCACGCGCTGATCATTTACGACGATCTTTCCAAGCAGGCAGTGGCATATCGCCAGATGTCGCTCCTGCTCCGCCGTCCGCCCGGCCGTGAAGCCTTCCCCGGCGACGTTTTCTATCTGCACTCGCGTCTTCTTGAACGTGCGGCAAAGGTAAACGACAGTCTGGGCGCGGGATCACTGACGGCGTTGCCCATTATTGAAACGCAGGCCGGCGACGTTTCCGCGTATATTCCGACAAATGTGATTTCCATTACCGACGGACAGGTCTATTTGGAACCGAATCTCTTCAACGCCGGCGTACGTCCGGCCATCAACGTGGGTCTTTCCGTCTCCCGCGTCGGCGGCGCCGCCCAGATCAAGGCCATGAAGCAGGTGGCCGGCACCATGCGTCTGGACCTTGCCCAATATCGTGAACTTGCCGCCTTTGCCCAGTTTGGCTCGGATCTGGACAAAGCGACCAAGTCCAAGCTGGCTCGCGGAGCCCGTCTTGTGGAACTGCTCAAGCAGCCGCAGTACCAGCCCATGCCGGCGCACGAGCAGGTGGCGTCTATCTACACTGCCACTCGCGGCTATATGGATGACGTGCCGCTGGATCAGGTCCGCCGCTTTGAGGCAGAGATGCTGGCGTTTATGCGTGACTCGCGCAAAGACGTGCTGGAGGCCATCAAAGAGAAAAAAGTCATTGACGAGGCTGTGGAGAAAGCGCTTACCGAGGCCATCGCCGCTTTCAAACAGGGCTGGCGGGCCTGA
- a CDS encoding valine--tRNA ligase — protein sequence MTNQKALAKGYEPKNVEAKWRKHWEETNLFTPDANAPGESFSIVIPPPNVTGALHMGHALNLTLIDVLCRHARQKGKNTLWIPGIDHAGIATQNVVERALAAEGKNRRELGREAFVERVWAWRADYGHRILDQIRALGASVDWTRLRFTMDDGLSAAVRKVFVRLYNEGLIYKGKYIINWCLRCHTALADDEVEHEQQKGRLWRVRYHLADGSGSIAVATTRPETIPGDTAVCVHPEDARYAALIGKNALVPVLGRSVPIIADAYVDKEFGTGALKVTPCHDHNDWALGSKHHLKFIQVIDENGLMTHDAGPYAGLSKEICREKIVADIAAAGDMLSVEDMEHAVGQCYRCRTAVEPHVSTQWFVAATKLAPAARDATPALTQIYPESWIKTWNHWLDNIRDWCISRQIWWGHRIPAWICPACSALTVAEENPAACSSCGAGDLAQDEDVLDTWFSSALWPFSTMGWPEKTAELARWYPTSVLVTGFDILFFWVARMMMMGLHFMDKPPFRHVYLHALVRDAAGRKMSKSTGNVIDPLAMTEKYGCDALRFTLTAFAAMGRDIRLSEKRIEGYRHFVNKLWNAARFALMHLAAAPEPVDPRTVRGLHHQWILHRLEAVKNGMDQAFEEYRFNDAARSGYKFLWNEFCDWYLELIKPDLQSDDATRANTARHVLQLALREVLVLLHPIMPFVTAEIWQALPSATDMTDTAAAELAVTPWPPARPCCVRETAARHMEIIQEVIVAVRTMKAELGINPPQKVSLLLRPADAAQAALLEENREMIMTLARLGSLTTDADADAPKASASSVAQGCQIIMPLRGAVDITSELARLDKELTKMEKDVAAVNKKLCNESFVSRAPADVVASEQERAAHLLNAKAKLLALKERFTQASADKEISPAVQDKP from the coding sequence ATGACGAATCAGAAAGCGCTCGCCAAAGGCTATGAGCCCAAAAATGTGGAAGCCAAGTGGCGCAAACACTGGGAAGAGACAAACCTGTTCACGCCGGACGCGAACGCGCCCGGCGAGTCTTTTTCCATTGTCATCCCGCCGCCCAACGTCACCGGCGCACTGCATATGGGGCACGCGCTGAACCTGACCCTCATAGACGTGCTCTGCCGCCACGCGCGCCAGAAGGGAAAAAATACGCTCTGGATTCCGGGCATTGACCACGCGGGCATAGCCACGCAAAATGTGGTGGAGCGCGCACTTGCGGCGGAAGGGAAAAATCGCCGGGAACTGGGACGCGAAGCTTTTGTGGAGCGTGTCTGGGCCTGGCGCGCAGACTACGGCCACCGCATTCTGGATCAGATCAGGGCACTAGGCGCTTCCGTAGACTGGACGCGCCTGCGCTTCACCATGGACGACGGCCTCTCCGCCGCCGTGCGCAAAGTTTTTGTGCGGCTCTACAACGAAGGCCTGATTTACAAGGGCAAGTATATCATCAACTGGTGCTTGCGCTGCCACACCGCGCTGGCCGATGACGAAGTGGAACACGAACAGCAAAAAGGCCGTCTCTGGCGCGTGCGCTATCATCTGGCCGACGGCTCCGGTTCGATTGCCGTCGCCACCACACGGCCGGAAACAATACCGGGCGACACTGCCGTCTGCGTGCACCCGGAAGACGCGCGCTATGCGGCTCTTATCGGCAAAAACGCGCTTGTGCCTGTTTTGGGGCGCAGCGTACCCATCATTGCCGATGCATATGTGGACAAAGAGTTCGGCACCGGCGCGCTGAAAGTAACGCCCTGCCACGACCACAACGACTGGGCGCTGGGCAGCAAGCATCATCTTAAATTTATTCAGGTGATTGACGAAAACGGCCTGATGACGCACGACGCCGGGCCGTATGCCGGCCTTTCCAAGGAGATCTGCCGCGAAAAAATCGTTGCCGATATAGCGGCGGCGGGGGACATGCTCAGCGTGGAAGATATGGAACACGCCGTCGGCCAATGCTACCGCTGCCGCACAGCCGTGGAACCACACGTTTCAACCCAGTGGTTTGTGGCGGCCACAAAACTGGCCCCGGCCGCACGCGACGCGACACCGGCACTCACGCAGATCTACCCTGAATCATGGATCAAAACATGGAATCACTGGCTTGACAATATCCGTGACTGGTGCATCAGCCGCCAGATATGGTGGGGCCACCGCATACCCGCGTGGATCTGCCCCGCCTGCAGCGCGCTGACCGTTGCCGAAGAAAACCCCGCCGCCTGTTCCTCCTGCGGCGCAGGCGATCTCGCGCAGGACGAAGACGTGCTGGACACCTGGTTTTCCTCGGCGCTCTGGCCTTTCTCCACCATGGGTTGGCCGGAAAAAACCGCGGAGCTTGCGCGCTGGTACCCCACCTCTGTGCTTGTGACGGGCTTTGACATTCTCTTTTTCTGGGTAGCCCGCATGATGATGATGGGCCTGCACTTTATGGACAAACCCCCGTTCAGGCACGTTTATCTGCACGCGCTTGTGCGCGACGCCGCAGGCCGCAAAATGTCCAAATCCACGGGCAACGTCATTGACCCGCTGGCCATGACGGAAAAATACGGCTGCGACGCCCTGCGCTTCACGCTCACGGCGTTCGCGGCCATGGGAAGAGATATACGCCTTTCCGAAAAACGCATTGAAGGCTACCGCCATTTTGTGAACAAACTGTGGAATGCCGCCCGCTTCGCCCTGATGCATCTTGCGGCTGCGCCGGAGCCTGTTGACCCGCGCACTGTGCGGGGTCTGCACCACCAGTGGATTCTGCACCGTCTGGAGGCCGTCAAGAACGGCATGGATCAGGCATTTGAGGAATACCGCTTTAACGACGCGGCCCGGTCAGGCTATAAATTTCTCTGGAATGAATTTTGTGACTGGTATCTGGAGCTGATCAAGCCGGATCTGCAGTCAGACGACGCGACCCGCGCGAATACAGCGCGGCATGTGCTCCAGCTTGCCCTGCGCGAAGTGCTTGTCCTGCTGCACCCCATCATGCCCTTTGTGACGGCCGAAATCTGGCAGGCCCTGCCGTCCGCCACCGACATGACGGATACGGCCGCGGCAGAGCTGGCCGTGACGCCCTGGCCGCCGGCGCGGCCCTGCTGCGTGCGCGAAACAGCCGCTCGGCATATGGAGATAATTCAGGAAGTGATTGTGGCTGTACGCACCATGAAAGCCGAACTCGGCATTAATCCCCCGCAGAAAGTCAGTCTGCTTTTACGCCCTGCTGACGCGGCGCAGGCCGCCTTGCTTGAGGAAAACCGCGAAATGATCATGACGCTGGCCCGTCTGGGATCTCTGACCACCGACGCGGACGCGGACGCGCCCAAGGCTTCGGCATCTTCTGTGGCGCAGGGCTGCCAGATTATTATGCCGCTCAGGGGCGCGGTGGATATTACAAGCGAACTGGCGCGGCTTGATAAGGAACTTACGAAAATGGAAAAAGACGTTGCGGCCGTCAATAAGAAACTGTGCAATGAGAGTTTTGTCAGCCGCGCGCCTGCCGATGTGGTAGCCAGCGAACAAGAACGGGCCGCGCACCTTTTGAACGCAAAGGCCAAACTGCTGGCCCTGAAAGAACGGTTCACGCAGGCTTCGGCTGATAAGGAAATTTCCCCTGCCGTGCAAGATAAACCGTGA
- the cmk gene encoding (d)CMP kinase yields MNEHLPVVTLDGPAGVGKTTLARHMAESLALAYLDTGSMFRCLALKLGPDAELLPETDLRGRCAEWTFSIMGKGRAAALYCNGRPVGDEVRAEEVGMLAARIATVPAVREVLKTAQRKMGETAPLVAEGRDMGLVVFPDAKFKFFLDATSEVRAKRRLRELEQRGEQVDPARLTEQILRRDDLDRNRVTAPLRPAEDALLVDTSRLNIDEVLAVMLRHIDEHGGARSLDCHRAAGASPVRQ; encoded by the coding sequence ATGAACGAGCACCTGCCCGTCGTCACACTGGACGGCCCCGCAGGCGTGGGCAAGACAACCTTGGCCCGTCATATGGCGGAAAGCCTTGCCTTGGCATATCTGGACACCGGATCCATGTTCCGCTGTCTGGCCCTCAAACTGGGGCCCGACGCCGAACTCCTGCCGGAGACGGACCTGCGCGGCAGGTGTGCCGAATGGACCTTCAGCATCATGGGCAAAGGCCGTGCCGCCGCGCTGTACTGCAACGGCCGGCCCGTGGGCGACGAAGTGCGCGCGGAAGAAGTGGGGATGCTTGCCGCGCGCATCGCGACAGTGCCGGCCGTGCGGGAAGTGCTGAAAACCGCCCAGAGAAAAATGGGCGAGACTGCGCCGCTGGTGGCAGAAGGCCGGGATATGGGTCTGGTTGTCTTTCCTGACGCAAAATTTAAATTTTTTCTGGACGCCACCTCTGAAGTGCGGGCAAAACGCCGCCTGCGTGAGCTTGAGCAACGCGGCGAACAGGTTGATCCGGCGCGCCTGACAGAACAGATCCTCCGGCGTGACGATTTGGACCGCAACAGGGTGACGGCACCCCTGCGCCCTGCGGAGGACGCCCTGCTTGTGGACACATCCCGCCTGAATATTGACGAAGTGCTTGCCGTCATGCTGCGCCATATTGACGAACACGGCGGCGCGCGGTCGTTAGATTGTCACCGCGCTGCGGGCGCTTCCCCCGTCCGGCAATAA
- a CDS encoding ATP synthase F0 subunit B, with translation MRFNYTRGWALSNGKQKGCILPLALAVIVMTAVDVFAEGGGAAAPRWADFGWRVLNFVLFAGILWYFAGVSAVKFFRGRRQGIRETLDNLEERRRKASEGLTAVEKRIAGLNGEREAILAESRAQAEVLRQGIIEEAQRQAALIIEQAGHTVENEGRAVLSEVRAVIADEIVAAAQKVLAEKLDGATHEKFIAKSLNKVVLQ, from the coding sequence ATGCGTTTCAATTATACAAGGGGGTGGGCTTTGAGCAACGGGAAGCAGAAAGGGTGCATTCTGCCGCTGGCCTTGGCTGTCATTGTCATGACAGCGGTGGACGTGTTTGCCGAGGGGGGGGGGGCCGCCGCGCCCCGTTGGGCCGATTTCGGCTGGCGTGTGCTCAATTTTGTGCTTTTTGCAGGCATTCTCTGGTATTTTGCGGGCGTGTCGGCGGTGAAGTTTTTCCGCGGACGCCGTCAGGGCATCCGTGAAACGCTGGACAACCTTGAAGAACGCCGCCGCAAAGCCTCGGAAGGCTTGACCGCGGTAGAAAAGCGCATTGCCGGTTTGAACGGGGAACGTGAGGCCATATTGGCAGAGAGCCGCGCACAGGCCGAGGTTCTCAGGCAGGGCATTATTGAAGAAGCGCAACGTCAGGCCGCCCTGATTATTGAACAGGCCGGACACACTGTTGAAAATGAAGGGCGCGCCGTTCTTTCCGAGGTGCGCGCCGTCATAGCTGATGAAATAGTGGCCGCCGCACAAAAAGTTTTGGCGGAAAAGCTTGACGGGGCGACGCACGAAAAATTTATCGCAAAATCCCTCAACAAGGTGGTGCTCCAGTGA
- a CDS encoding ATP synthase F0 subunit B, producing MLDLNITLLFQLVNFFVAVFVLNILLIRPIRDIIKKRNDVIDGMAGEADNFESEAAQRLSAYEEELARARQAAGLARKEGRAGGAAEQQKIVGAAQQSARGILDEARRTVQAEAEATLKDLRARTAAVSAQLVDRLLKG from the coding sequence ATGCTTGATCTCAACATCACCCTGCTTTTTCAGCTGGTGAATTTTTTCGTCGCCGTCTTTGTGCTCAATATCCTTCTGATTCGTCCCATACGGGACATCATTAAAAAACGTAATGACGTCATTGACGGCATGGCCGGCGAGGCAGACAATTTTGAATCCGAGGCGGCGCAACGTCTTTCCGCATATGAAGAAGAGCTGGCCCGCGCGCGCCAGGCAGCCGGCCTTGCCCGCAAAGAAGGCCGCGCCGGCGGAGCGGCCGAGCAGCAGAAAATTGTCGGCGCCGCGCAGCAGAGCGCTCGCGGCATTCTGGATGAGGCGCGCCGAACGGTGCAGGCCGAGGCTGAGGCAACGCTGAAAGATTTGCGCGCCCGCACGGCAGCTGTTTCCGCGCAGCTTGTCGACCGTCTGCTGAAGGGCTGA
- a CDS encoding BPL-N domain-containing protein, translating to MSFSTHLRRLVFCVKDGHSSAMRPLLYILWDASHIWGLMAWRAMRSMGVACRLVKGKEIAEGALLGKSAGDGASMLLVPGGNARLKSLALGADGRKAVRDYLASGGSYLGFCGGAGLALSHAAEADGLHICPWRRAVYHERLHHLISGHVKARVAADCGLAPPSALLREGRLRLPVWWPGRFDLPPGAARAGARVLAAYSAPDKDFWIADLPLARIPSHVFDAWRDMYGVNLSADFLAGQPLVVSGAYGMGRYVLSYSHLETPHSPDANRWLARLLRVLGGIAPERDHAGAWDLRQPLIVWPRDKASAPLLGALRKSRALLRLATEHHLFFERVPWLWGWRAGLPGAACNSLHAALCTAAGLAPGPAARDYWHAVRPQFAKLAYLFFAGAEGYLLACRLAATLFPSLPQAVDKQGLAARCAALFGHAMQGGGIVEEVLTIVEELIYLSQDEQ from the coding sequence TTGAGTTTTTCCACGCATCTGCGCCGTCTTGTTTTCTGCGTAAAAGACGGCCATAGTTCCGCCATGCGGCCGTTGTTGTACATTCTCTGGGATGCTTCCCACATCTGGGGGCTGATGGCATGGCGCGCCATGCGCAGCATGGGCGTTGCCTGCCGTCTGGTCAAGGGCAAAGAAATAGCCGAAGGCGCGCTTTTAGGCAAGTCGGCCGGCGACGGCGCGTCTATGCTCCTTGTACCCGGCGGCAATGCACGGCTGAAATCCCTGGCGTTGGGAGCGGACGGCCGTAAGGCCGTCCGCGACTATCTTGCCAGCGGGGGGAGCTATCTCGGCTTTTGCGGCGGCGCGGGGCTTGCGCTCAGCCATGCGGCAGAGGCAGACGGCCTGCACATCTGCCCCTGGCGGCGTGCCGTGTACCACGAGCGTCTGCACCATCTCATCTCCGGCCATGTCAAGGCGCGTGTCGCTGCCGACTGCGGGCTTGCCCCGCCGTCGGCGCTGCTGCGTGAAGGCCGGCTGCGCCTGCCGGTGTGGTGGCCGGGGCGTTTTGATCTCCCGCCAGGCGCAGCCAGAGCCGGTGCCCGCGTACTGGCGGCTTACAGCGCGCCGGACAAAGATTTCTGGATTGCTGACCTGCCCCTCGCCCGCATTCCGTCACATGTTTTTGACGCATGGCGGGACATGTATGGCGTCAATCTGTCCGCGGATTTTCTTGCGGGGCAGCCGCTTGTCGTCAGCGGCGCTTACGGCATGGGGCGCTATGTGCTGAGCTATTCCCATCTGGAAACGCCGCACAGTCCGGACGCGAACAGATGGCTTGCCCGGCTGCTGCGCGTTCTGGGCGGCATCGCGCCCGAGCGGGATCATGCCGGCGCGTGGGACTTGCGCCAGCCGCTCATTGTTTGGCCGCGCGACAAAGCAAGTGCGCCGCTTTTGGGGGCATTGCGCAAAAGCCGGGCTTTGCTGCGTCTTGCGACGGAACACCATCTGTTTTTTGAACGCGTGCCTTGGTTGTGGGGCTGGCGTGCAGGTTTACCCGGCGCGGCCTGTAACAGTCTGCACGCGGCGCTTTGTACGGCCGCGGGCCTTGCGCCGGGTCCGGCGGCACGGGACTACTGGCACGCGGTGCGGCCGCAGTTTGCAAAACTGGCGTACCTGTTTTTTGCCGGAGCGGAAGGATACCTTCTGGCATGCCGTCTGGCGGCAACCCTTTTCCCCTCTTTGCCGCAGGCTGTGGACAAACAGGGCCTTGCCGCTCGGTGCGCCGCTCTTTTCGGCCACGCCATGCAGGGCGGCGGCATTGTGGAAGAAGTGTTGACCATTGTGGAAGAACTGATTTATCTGTCGCAGGATGAACAATGA
- the aroL gene encoding shikimate kinase AroL has product MPIIFLTGPRACGKTTVGRLLAQKLALPFADTDEYVQYTLGRNVAEVTAAEGWNFFRARESAALAEVTFLYGADAGRGAVISTGGGVVLAPENCRFMREHGTVFFLSAPAEVLAARLSARPQSIRRPPLTGGSVSEEAAAVLANRLPLYTETAHHCVDAVGPPAKICEIMRKIIDSVG; this is encoded by the coding sequence ATGCCGATCATTTTTCTCACCGGCCCGCGTGCGTGCGGTAAAACTACAGTAGGTCGTCTGCTTGCGCAAAAGCTTGCTCTGCCCTTTGCGGATACGGACGAATATGTGCAGTACACGCTTGGCCGCAACGTCGCGGAAGTGACGGCAGCCGAAGGATGGAATTTTTTCCGAGCGCGGGAAAGCGCCGCGCTCGCTGAGGTGACGTTCCTGTACGGCGCAGACGCAGGGCGCGGCGCTGTTATTTCCACAGGCGGCGGCGTGGTGCTCGCACCTGAAAATTGTCGATTTATGCGTGAGCACGGTACTGTTTTTTTTCTCTCCGCGCCGGCGGAGGTGCTGGCGGCGCGTCTTTCGGCACGGCCGCAGTCGATCCGGCGCCCGCCGCTGACCGGCGGCAGCGTGAGTGAAGAAGCGGCTGCGGTTCTGGCAAACCGCTTGCCGCTGTATACAGAAACAGCGCATCACTGTGTCGACGCCGTAGGGCCGCCTGCAAAAATTTGTGAAATAATGCGAAAAATTATAGACTCAGTCGGCTGA
- the hisC gene encoding histidinol-phosphate transaminase: protein MSRISVRPEIQRLDAYAPGLSIAEIRRKYGLDQVIKMASNENPLGAPPLAQEVVRRYAAFAFRYPQGGNPRLVAALAALHSVEPARIVVGNGSDEIIDMLIRMLAEAGRHVIVCFEPCFSIYPIQGGIAGVQLRRCPLRKDFSFNFDALLNLVNADTRLVFVSTPDNPSGYCPPRAAVRDLARQLADHAPDCLLVIDEAYMDFADDENASSLLAAGDLPENTAFLRTFSKSYGLAGLRLGYGVLPPVLAKYYWRTRLPFSVNIPAEEAGLAALADTAFRQATLTTVHEGRALLRQKLTELGCTVWPSSANFLLFQLPEGTCSAQECFEALLKKGVIIRPLSSYGLQEHLRVSVGNPQENAAFLAALRDILASSAPDRDGKS from the coding sequence ATGTCCAGAATCAGCGTGCGCCCGGAAATCCAAAGACTCGACGCCTACGCGCCGGGGCTTTCCATTGCTGAAATACGCCGGAAATACGGCTTGGATCAGGTTATCAAGATGGCCAGCAATGAAAACCCGCTGGGCGCGCCCCCGCTCGCCCAAGAGGTGGTGCGCCGTTACGCGGCCTTCGCCTTCCGCTACCCGCAGGGCGGCAACCCGCGGCTTGTCGCCGCCCTCGCCGCCCTGCACAGTGTTGAACCGGCCCGCATCGTTGTGGGCAACGGTTCTGATGAAATTATTGACATGCTCATCCGCATGCTTGCCGAAGCAGGCCGCCATGTCATTGTCTGTTTTGAACCCTGCTTCAGCATATACCCCATTCAGGGCGGCATTGCCGGCGTTCAGCTGCGCCGCTGCCCGCTCCGCAAGGACTTTTCCTTTAATTTCGACGCGTTGCTCAACCTCGTAAATGCGGACACGCGGCTTGTTTTTGTCTCCACCCCCGACAATCCTTCCGGCTATTGCCCGCCACGCGCGGCCGTGCGGGATTTGGCGCGGCAACTTGCCGATCACGCGCCCGACTGTCTGCTGGTTATCGACGAAGCCTATATGGATTTTGCGGACGACGAAAACGCATCATCCCTGCTGGCGGCCGGCGACTTGCCTGAAAATACGGCATTTTTGCGCACGTTCTCCAAAAGCTACGGTCTGGCGGGCCTGCGCCTCGGCTACGGCGTTCTGCCCCCCGTATTGGCGAAATATTACTGGCGGACGCGCCTGCCGTTTTCCGTCAATATTCCGGCTGAGGAGGCCGGCCTCGCGGCGCTTGCGGACACGGCCTTCCGGCAGGCCACGCTGACGACAGTGCACGAGGGACGCGCACTGCTCCGGCAAAAGCTGACGGAGCTCGGCTGCACGGTCTGGCCCAGTTCCGCCAACTTTCTGCTTTTCCAACTGCCTGAGGGCACCTGTTCAGCCCAAGAATGCTTTGAAGCACTGCTCAAAAAAGGCGTCATCATCCGCCCGCTCTCAAGCTACGGGCTGCAGGAGCACCTGCGCGTCAGCGTGGGGAACCCGCAAGAAAACGCGGCCTTTCTGGCCGCCCTGCGGGATATTCTTGCCTCATCCGCGCCGGACAGGGACGGGAAGTCATGA
- a CDS encoding TIR domain-containing protein: protein MAGLEQQPWSYDFSSRDDVQCPKLKKLFKKSTAQWLLNVILELGYFFAKLKREKTFILKIKDDDIEMPSDLRGIIYGIMDGRGEWKLKLARELRAVGFDVEDGLSLILEKCAKRPARPGRSGNLQ from the coding sequence ATGGCAGGGCTGGAGCAACAGCCTTGGTCTTATGATTTCTCATCAAGGGATGATGTCCAATGTCCGAAATTGAAAAAATTGTTCAAGAAGTCAACGGCACAATGGCTATTGAATGTAATTCTTGAGCTTGGTTATTTTTTTGCAAAATTAAAAAGAGAGAAGACATTTATTCTCAAAATTAAGGATGATGATATAGAAATGCCTTCTGATCTGCGCGGGATCATTTATGGAATTATGGACGGGAGGGGAGAATGGAAATTAAAACTCGCCCGAGAGTTGAGAGCAGTCGGTTTTGACGTGGAAGATGGTTTGTCCCTTATTTTGGAGAAGTGTGCAAAAAGGCCGGCGCGGCCGGGCAGGAGCGGAAATTTGCAATAA